In Anthocerotibacter panamensis C109, the sequence GCTACTGCGTCAGGAAACCCATTCAATAAAGGAGATACTTTATCCGTCCCCACGTTCTCCCAAATCCGTTTGACAGACGCAACTCAAGCGATAATTTGCTGCTGCAAACACCAGAACGATACAAACGGATAGAACAGCGGTGTGTCTGTGGTTTTTGACCCAAGCGGTACGGCACGCTGACTCTTGTCCTGCTTGGGGCTCATCGCGCCCAAGATCGATGGTGTCATCAAAAACAGTGCGTGCGGCCCCCAAAGGACTGGCTCTTCATCGAAAATTTATGAAAAGTGGGTTGGAAGTTTACAGAAGAACCGTGCGGATGCGGAATGATAGAAGGCGAAGAGCACAAGCTCTCAGCGACGATTCCCCCCTGCGACCGATACGGTTTCCCCCCTTGATTCCCCCATAAAGATAAAAACAAAACCCTCAGCATTCCTGGGGGTTTTGTTTTTGGGCTTGACGTAGCCAGCCGTCTCAAGGTGCTACTTCCTTGGGCATGGCCCGGTAGGCTAAGGTGGCAATGCCGCATTCTCAAAGCCTCATGGACAAAACCGCTGCTCGCAACCCGTTGGGTCGCCTGCTAAGCTATTCGCGCAAGCATCGGCCTACGATTATCTGGGCGACGGTCTGTTCGGTCTTGAATAAGATCTTTGATCTGGCTCCACCTGGGCTCAATGGGGCGGCGGTAGATGTAGTGGTCAATCGGGAACATTCCCTGATTGGTCGTCTCGGCTTCCCGGACGTGGTGGCGCAACTCTGGATCTTAGCGGGGGCGACCCTCGTCATCTGGGCGCTGGAATCCGTATTTGAATACGCCTATGAGTTGCTCTGGCGCAACTTGGCTCAGACGATAGAGCATGAGATGCGCCTTGACGCCTACAGCCATATTCAAGACCTGGAGATGGCCTACTTTGAGGACCGGAGTACTGGGGGGCTACTCTCCATCCTCAACGACGACATCAATCAGCTCGAGCGCTTCCTCGACGGTGGAGCTAATGACCTGATTCAGGTGGCGACGACGGTGCTGGTGGTCGGGGGCGTGTTTTTCTTTTTCTCCCCTCCGGTGGCGCTACTTGCGATGCTGCCGATGCCTTTGATTCTCTGGGGCTCCTTCGTCTTTCAAAAACGACTCGCTCCTCGCTACGCTACGGTCCGTGAGCGGGTGAGCCTGCTCAACAGCCGCCTTGCCAACAATCTCTCTGGGATCGCGACCATCAAGAGCTTCACCGCTGAGCGCTATGAACGAGAGCAAGTCCGTGTGGAGAGTGACGGCTACCGCACAGCCAATGGTGAGGCGATCCGTTTCAGTTCTGCGTTTGTGCCGGTGATCCGCATGGTGATCGTCTTGGGCTTTACCGCGACGCTGGTCTTGGGCGGGTGGTTGGCGTTGGCGGGGCAGTTGGCGGTGGGAGCCTACAGCGTCCTCATTTTTCTCACGCAGCGTCTACTCTGGCCCCTGACGAGTCTCGGCAAAACCGTGGACCTCTACGAACGGGCGATGGCTTCTGTGGACCGGGTCATGGATGTCCTCGACACGCAAGCCCAACTCACAGGGGGTACTAAGAGTCTGCCGCAAGCTCAGGGCGAGGTTACTTTAGAAGGGGTGGACTTTGCTTATCAGGCGGGTTATCCGGTGCTGCGCGACCTCTCGCTGTGTATTCCGGCGCAGACCACAGTGGGTATCGTCGGGGCGACGGGTTCGGGCAAGAGTACTTTGGTCAAGTTGCTGTTGCGGTTTTACGACCCGACGGGAGGGAGGATTTGTTTTGATGGCGTAGATCTGCGGGATCTGGACTTTGCGGCTTTACGCGGGGCCATCGGTTTGGTGAGTCAGGACGTGTTTCTCTTCCATGGCACTGTGCGCGAAAATATTGCCTATGGCAGC encodes:
- a CDS encoding ABC transporter ATP-binding protein translates to MDKTAARNPLGRLLSYSRKHRPTIIWATVCSVLNKIFDLAPPGLNGAAVDVVVNREHSLIGRLGFPDVVAQLWILAGATLVIWALESVFEYAYELLWRNLAQTIEHEMRLDAYSHIQDLEMAYFEDRSTGGLLSILNDDINQLERFLDGGANDLIQVATTVLVVGGVFFFFSPPVALLAMLPMPLILWGSFVFQKRLAPRYATVRERVSLLNSRLANNLSGIATIKSFTAERYEREQVRVESDGYRTANGEAIRFSSAFVPVIRMVIVLGFTATLVLGGWLALAGQLAVGAYSVLIFLTQRLLWPLTSLGKTVDLYERAMASVDRVMDVLDTQAQLTGGTKSLPQAQGEVTLEGVDFAYQAGYPVLRDLSLCIPAQTTVGIVGATGSGKSTLVKLLLRFYDPTGGRICFDGVDLRDLDFAALRGAIGLVSQDVFLFHGTVRENIAYGSFTVDDARMIEAARMAEAHEFILRLPQGYDTVVGERGQKLSGGQRQRLSIARALLKNPPVLILDEATSAVDNETEAAIQRSLERIAVGRTTIVIAHRLSTVRNADQILVLEEGRLRESGQHEELLRQGGVYAALWAVQTGEPLRGTRLGERAE